From the Priestia koreensis genome, one window contains:
- a CDS encoding HlyD family efflux transporter periplasmic adaptor subunit, whose amino-acid sequence MSRGRLILTNLIGIIVVLALIGGGAYYYYQSQNYVKTDEAKVQADMTQVVAPANGKLTEWNIKEGDEVSKDSVVGKIAGEQSGSVTATNEGTVIQSNTHANQLVQQGQVLAQVADLKSMYITANIEETDLKDIDEGDKVDVVVDGDSGTTYEGKVEKIGYATNSALSMMPDQSSSGNYTKVTQKVAVKISIKNPSDKIKPGMNAEVKISL is encoded by the coding sequence ATGAGTAGAGGACGTTTAATTTTAACGAACTTAATCGGAATCATTGTAGTACTAGCTCTTATCGGTGGCGGAGCTTACTACTACTACCAAAGTCAAAACTATGTAAAAACAGATGAAGCAAAAGTACAAGCTGATATGACACAAGTCGTAGCACCAGCAAACGGAAAGCTAACAGAGTGGAACATTAAAGAAGGCGACGAAGTATCAAAAGACAGTGTTGTCGGTAAAATTGCAGGCGAACAAAGCGGTTCTGTAACGGCTACAAACGAAGGAACAGTTATTCAAAGTAACACACATGCAAATCAACTTGTGCAACAAGGTCAAGTACTGGCTCAAGTAGCAGATCTTAAAAGCATGTACATCACAGCGAACATTGAAGAAACAGATTTAAAAGATATCGATGAAGGCGACAAAGTAGACGTAGTCGTTGACGGAGATTCTGGAACAACGTATGAAGGTAAAGTTGAAAAAATCGGTTACGCAACAAACAGTGCGTTATCCATGATGCCAGACCAAAGCAGTAGCGGTAACTACACAAAAGTAACGCAAAAAGTAGCGGTGAAAATTTCAATTAAAAACCCTTCAGACAAAATCAAACCAGGTATGAATGCTGAAGTAAAAATTTCTCTATAA